The sequence below is a genomic window from bacterium.
CAGGAGCGGTGTCAGGGGCAGAAGCCGGTCTGGAAAGCGCAGTACGCGAAGATGGCGCAGGTGCTCGCGACGACGCAGCCTCTTGAGGTGGTGCTCGAATGCATGGCGGCGTACTTCGATGAGAAGCGGGTCTGGTGGTTCAGGAAAGGTCTCCAATATGAGTTCGCGCAATTCTTCTCGCACTACAACGAGATCAACTCCACGCTACACGCGGGAGCGAAGGCGATTCAGAACACATGGGCGAAACGAAACGCGGCGGCACTGGAAGGGGTGATGCACTGATGCGTGACCATGCACAGATCATCAAGGGCGTGCTGCAAGGCGAGGCCGTGACCGGCGAGGAGGTGAACGCGATAGCGTTAAAATCTGCTGCGCGTTTGCTGGCGAGCGATGACCCGGATGAGAAGAGGCGGGGCGAAAGAATCGAGCGCGAGGTGAAGGGCGGAGCGTGTCCCGAGTGCGGGAGGCAGTATGTCAAGACGCGGAGCGTGACGCGGTTCGCATCCTTCGAGTACTGGCAACCGGACTGTGAGTGCGAATCGACGGAGGAGGAGCGCTCCGAGCGGATCAGAGTTATCGAGGATCGGCTCCTGAACGCGGGGGTTCCTCTCGACTATCGCGGCTCGACGTTCGAGGCATGGGACCATACCGTGGATCGCGAGACGGAAAGCGCCATGGAGCAAGTGCGAGCTTTCGCGGTCGATAGGAAGTATCGCGAGGGGAGCGGTCTGGTGCTGTACGGTCCATACGGGACCGGCAAGACGCGGTGCGCCGTGAGCGTGCTCAGGCGCGCGGCGGCTGACGGACTCTCGATCTGGTACCAAGCGATGGCCGAGCTTGTCGGGCAGTTCACGGATCGCGACAAGGGCCGGAAGTACGCGGAGGATTTGCTCTCGCGCGGGGTGGTGCTGTTCGATGACTTTGACAAGCTCGCGAGCGACAACGCGTGGGTGCAGGAGCAGATTTACCGCGTCGTGTCGCGGCTCATCGCGGACAAGAAGAGCGTTCTGATCACGACCAACCTCACGAGCATCGAGGACTTCGCGCGGCAGTTCGGCGGGGCGGTTGTGTCGAGGCTGGTGGGAGCGTGCCAGTTCATACGGTTCGACGGCGGAGACTACCGACTGAGGCAAGCGAAGGAGAGGAGGTGATGAGGGAGGAGCGGCGGAGCAATAGCGTGCTGCGGTTGATCGAGCAAGCCGAACACATGGGGATCAGCCCGTACAAGCTCATCAAGCGGGAGGTCCACTATCGGCAAGCGGCGGGAGTGTGCGCGGCGGTGTGCGAGCGGTGCGAGAACATGGCGGTGCCAACGTTCCGCAGCGGAGCGCGCGGGATGCAATGCACACTCATCGGCGTCATGGACGATCCGGCCGCGTGGATACGGAACGGCTGGACGTGTGACAAGTGGGAGAAACGGAAAGGAGTTTGAATGGCCTCGAAGAAAACACCCAAGACTTACAAGGGCGTGTTTGAAGTGTTTGACGTG
It includes:
- a CDS encoding ATP-binding protein, yielding MRDHAQIIKGVLQGEAVTGEEVNAIALKSAARLLASDDPDEKRRGERIEREVKGGACPECGRQYVKTRSVTRFASFEYWQPDCECESTEEERSERIRVIEDRLLNAGVPLDYRGSTFEAWDHTVDRETESAMEQVRAFAVDRKYREGSGLVLYGPYGTGKTRCAVSVLRRAAADGLSIWYQAMAELVGQFTDRDKGRKYAEDLLSRGVVLFDDFDKLASDNAWVQEQIYRVVSRLIADKKSVLITTNLTSIEDFARQFGGAVVSRLVGACQFIRFDGGDYRLRQAKERR